The following proteins are co-located in the Gossypium hirsutum isolate 1008001.06 chromosome A02, Gossypium_hirsutum_v2.1, whole genome shotgun sequence genome:
- the LOC107933196 gene encoding GATA transcription factor 15 encodes MLDPSEKGSSSEDQTKKSPEWISPKGSPNQSIETKKVCADCGTSKTPLWRGGPAGPKSLCNACGIRSRKKRRAILGLNKGEDKKSKKGNINGNSYNRKSSSSNTKNLGDNLKQRLLSLGKEVLMQRSKVEKQRSKLGEEEQAAVLLMALSYGSVYA; translated from the exons atgTTGGATCCAAGTGAAAAA GGATCAAGTTCTGAAGATCAAACCAAGAAATCGCCAGAATGGATTTCACCAAAAGGAAGTCCAAATCAAAGCATTGAAACCAAGAAAGTTTGTGCTGATTGTGGTACCTCTAAAACCCCTCTTTGGAGAGGTGGCCCAGCTGGTCCCAAG TCTCTATGTAATGCATGTGGGATCAGAAGCAGGAAAAAGAGAAGAGCAATTCTGGGTTTAAACAAAGGAGAAGACAAGAAATCAAAGAAAGGGAATATCAATGGAAACAGCTACAACAGAAAAAGTAGTTCAAGCAACACCAAAAATTTAGGGGATAATTTGAAGCAAAGATTATTATCTTTAGGAAAAGAAGTTTTGATGCAAAGATCGAAGGTTGAAAAGCAAAGAAGCAAGTTAGGAGAAGAAGAACAAGCTGCTGTTCTTTTAATGGCTCTTTCTTATGGCTCTGTTTATGCTTAg